In Agrobacterium sp. RAC06, a single window of DNA contains:
- a CDS encoding AI-2E family transporter has product MTIQRASFYVLLFIITIAFVWLLIPYYTAVLWAVILAILFFPVHKRLERWLGGRATVAALLTLLLCICLVILPALGILASLIQEGTSLYQRISSNEIDLNAHLLRLQAVLPEFVGTWLTSLKLDGFAELWAQLSSGLMEAGQSIAGGVLSFGQNTLQFFIGMGLMLYLLFFLFRDGASLAKTLRHSIPLSDDYTRQFVDKFAAVVRATVRGNVIIAIVQGVIGGLTFWALGIEAALLWGVVMTFLSMLPAIGAAIVWLPAAIWLFLIGAWIKGIVMVAVGALVIGLIDNLLRPPLVGQGARLPDYVVLISTVGGISLFGLSGFVIGPLIAALFISAWSLFTLQQQKPASASVRSGMEG; this is encoded by the coding sequence ATGACCATTCAGCGAGCAAGCTTCTACGTGCTGCTTTTCATCATAACGATTGCCTTCGTGTGGCTTCTCATTCCCTATTACACAGCGGTGTTGTGGGCCGTCATCCTGGCGATCCTTTTCTTCCCGGTCCATAAGCGGCTGGAGCGGTGGCTGGGTGGTCGCGCAACCGTGGCGGCATTGCTGACGCTGCTTCTTTGCATCTGCCTCGTCATCCTGCCGGCTCTCGGCATCCTTGCATCCCTCATTCAAGAAGGGACGAGCCTTTACCAGCGCATCAGCAGCAATGAAATTGACCTGAACGCCCATCTTCTGCGTTTGCAGGCGGTGCTTCCGGAGTTTGTGGGCACCTGGCTGACTTCGCTGAAGCTTGATGGCTTTGCCGAGTTGTGGGCACAGCTCTCGTCCGGCCTGATGGAGGCAGGCCAGTCAATTGCAGGCGGAGTACTGAGCTTTGGTCAGAACACGCTGCAATTCTTCATAGGCATGGGGCTGATGCTCTACCTTTTGTTCTTCCTGTTTCGGGATGGCGCATCCCTTGCAAAGACCTTGCGCCACTCGATTCCGCTCAGCGACGACTACACCCGGCAGTTCGTCGACAAATTCGCGGCGGTTGTCCGTGCCACGGTCCGTGGCAATGTAATCATCGCGATAGTCCAAGGTGTCATCGGCGGATTAACCTTCTGGGCCCTGGGCATAGAGGCGGCCCTCCTTTGGGGCGTTGTGATGACGTTTCTCTCGATGCTCCCGGCCATTGGCGCCGCGATCGTCTGGTTGCCGGCCGCTATCTGGCTTTTCCTCATTGGTGCCTGGATCAAGGGGATCGTCATGGTCGCGGTCGGCGCTCTCGTTATCGGTCTGATCGACAACCTTCTGCGTCCTCCCTTGGTCGGGCAGGGCGCGAGACTGCCGGACTATGTCGTCCTCATTTCGACCGTCGGTGGAATCTCGCTCTTTGGCCTGAGCGGTTTCGTTATCGGGCCACTCATTGCGGCGCTGTTCATTTCGGCATGGTCACTGTTCACGCTACAACAACAGAAACCGGCATCGGCTTCGGTCAGGTCCGGCATGGAGGGTTAA
- a CDS encoding transglutaminase-like domain-containing protein: MKIRAGFNIEYACQNETPMLLVLKIHPSRERDLCSEENLSFSRPISQRDYLDAYGNACSRIVAPAGRTMISAQFDVSDSGLLEALPEQAVQLPIQDLPDDVLVFLLGSRYCDTDRLADFAWKQFSETPLGWPRVKAILDFVHGHLVFDYDRADPTRTAHGGFMDRTGVCRDFAHLTITLCRCLNIPARYCTGYLGDIGVPKDPHPMDFSAWCEVYLGGRWWTVDARHNVPRIGRILMARGRDATDVALSTAFGPATLTHFEVVTEEVD, encoded by the coding sequence ATGAAGATCCGTGCAGGGTTTAACATCGAATACGCGTGTCAGAACGAGACTCCGATGCTGCTCGTCCTCAAAATTCACCCGTCGCGGGAACGGGATCTGTGCAGCGAAGAAAACCTCTCCTTCAGCCGCCCGATTTCCCAGCGCGATTATCTCGATGCTTACGGCAATGCCTGCAGCCGGATCGTGGCGCCTGCTGGCCGAACGATGATCTCGGCCCAATTCGATGTGAGCGACAGCGGCCTGTTGGAAGCCCTGCCCGAACAGGCCGTTCAGCTTCCAATTCAGGACTTGCCCGACGATGTCCTGGTTTTCCTGCTGGGGAGCCGTTACTGCGACACGGACCGTCTGGCCGATTTTGCCTGGAAGCAGTTTTCCGAAACGCCTTTGGGCTGGCCGCGGGTGAAGGCCATCTTGGACTTCGTCCATGGCCATCTTGTCTTCGATTATGACAGGGCCGACCCGACCCGCACTGCTCATGGCGGTTTCATGGACCGGACAGGCGTCTGCCGCGATTTCGCGCATCTCACCATCACGCTCTGCCGATGCCTCAACATCCCAGCCCGCTATTGCACCGGTTATCTCGGTGATATCGGCGTGCCGAAGGATCCGCATCCCATGGATTTCAGTGCCTGGTGCGAAGTCTATCTCGGCGGTCGCTGGTGGACCGTCGATGCGCGCCACAATGTCCCGCGTATCGGGCGCATCCTCATGGCGAGGGGGCGTGATGCCACGGATGTCGCGCTCTCGACAGCCTTTGGGCCAGCAACGCTGACGCATTTCGAAGTCGTCACGGAAGAAGTTGACTGA
- a CDS encoding sensor histidine kinase, producing MQQFGDPSDAKRLALAIVESIPEPLVVLDSHMRLVAANATFFETFEFDRDVAKIGRRTLLMSARTVDYGGSFAPNTLLAFRDITEARRAEAEKQALLERTEELLVQQHVLFQEMQHRVANSLQIIASILMLKACAVTSEESRRHLEDARQRVMSVASVQNDLHLMDGVDEIEVSAYLQKLCDGLAKSIILDSRPISIDLHASESTLPSRNAVSIGLIVTELIINAIKYAFPVSTGSERVLVSYKTRDTDWRLVVADYGLGRSVTEKPTESGSGLGSLIIEPLAKQLDARVEIASSDKGMSVTVAHATFHSNTSTAA from the coding sequence ATGCAGCAATTCGGGGACCCGAGTGACGCGAAAAGGCTCGCGCTCGCTATCGTTGAAAGCATACCGGAACCCCTCGTTGTGCTCGATAGTCATATGCGGCTGGTTGCAGCGAACGCTACCTTCTTCGAGACCTTCGAATTCGACAGGGATGTCGCCAAGATCGGACGCCGCACGCTCCTGATGTCGGCGCGAACCGTCGATTATGGCGGATCATTCGCCCCGAACACGCTGCTCGCGTTTCGCGACATCACTGAGGCAAGGCGAGCGGAAGCTGAGAAGCAGGCACTGCTGGAGCGCACGGAAGAATTGCTCGTCCAACAGCACGTTCTCTTTCAGGAAATGCAGCACAGGGTGGCCAACAGTCTGCAGATCATCGCCAGCATTCTGATGCTCAAGGCCTGCGCCGTGACGTCCGAGGAAAGCCGTCGCCATCTCGAAGACGCCCGCCAGCGCGTCATGTCGGTCGCATCGGTGCAGAACGACCTGCACTTGATGGATGGCGTCGACGAGATCGAAGTTTCGGCCTATCTGCAGAAGCTCTGTGACGGTTTGGCAAAGTCGATCATTCTGGATAGCCGGCCGATCTCAATTGATCTGCATGCCAGTGAAAGCACCCTCCCGTCACGCAACGCCGTGAGCATCGGCCTGATCGTGACCGAACTTATCATCAACGCCATAAAATATGCCTTCCCGGTGTCCACTGGGTCTGAACGGGTGCTCGTCAGCTACAAGACACGCGATACTGACTGGCGGCTGGTCGTCGCTGACTACGGTCTCGGTCGCAGCGTGACGGAAAAGCCGACTGAGTCCGGATCTGGTCTCGGATCTTTGATCATCGAGCCGCTCGCCAAGCAGCTCGACGCGCGGGTCGAGATTGCATCCAGCGACAAGGGCATGAGTGTCACCGTTGCCCATGCGACGTTCCACTCGAACACGAGTACCGCAGCCTGA
- a CDS encoding universal stress protein → MTRILGLIDGSPYAQSVCDYIAWIAGKTDVTVELLHVIGRRDLASEPVNLSGNIGLGARTALLEELAELDAQQAKVAHKRGRLLLGEAKARLNDAGVANVETKLRNGDLVETVLEFEANADIIVIGKRGEGADFAKGHLGSNLERVVRSTQKAIVIASRAFKPVAKLLIAHDGGTMAMKTVNQVSRSPILDGLGCTVVMAGSDTSENRKKLDDAAVILKAAGYAPEVALVQGAPDKVISEMVEKEGFDLLAMGAYSHSRLRSLFIGSTTTEMIRSCKVPVVIFR, encoded by the coding sequence ATGACAAGAATACTCGGATTGATCGACGGCTCGCCCTATGCCCAGAGCGTATGCGACTACATTGCCTGGATCGCAGGCAAAACCGACGTGACCGTCGAACTCCTCCACGTCATCGGCAGGCGGGATCTCGCCTCCGAGCCAGTCAACCTCAGCGGCAATATCGGGCTGGGTGCCCGCACGGCGCTTCTTGAAGAACTGGCAGAACTTGATGCGCAGCAGGCCAAGGTTGCCCACAAACGTGGACGTCTGTTGCTCGGCGAGGCAAAGGCCCGGCTCAACGATGCTGGCGTTGCCAATGTCGAGACGAAGCTGCGCAACGGTGATCTGGTCGAGACCGTGCTGGAATTCGAGGCCAATGCCGACATCATCGTTATCGGCAAGCGTGGGGAGGGTGCCGACTTTGCCAAGGGCCACCTCGGATCCAACCTTGAACGTGTCGTGCGCTCGACCCAAAAGGCGATCGTCATCGCCTCGCGCGCCTTCAAGCCGGTCGCCAAGCTGCTGATCGCCCATGACGGCGGCACCATGGCCATGAAAACGGTCAACCAGGTGTCCCGCAGCCCGATCCTTGACGGTCTCGGCTGCACGGTGGTGATGGCGGGTTCGGACACGAGCGAGAACCGCAAGAAGCTCGATGATGCTGCTGTGATCCTGAAGGCGGCGGGCTACGCCCCGGAAGTCGCACTCGTGCAGGGAGCGCCCGACAAGGTGATCTCGGAGATGGTGGAAAAGGAAGGCTTCGACCTCCTTGCCATGGGGGCCTACAGCCATTCCCGGCTGCGCTCCCTCTTCATCGGCTCGACGACGACGGAGATGATCCGCTCCTGCAAGGTGCCGGTCGTCATCTTCCGCTGA
- a CDS encoding SulP family inorganic anion transporter: MENTHLNRDYIGTLKAEWFGNIRADVLAGLVVALALIPEAIAFSIIAGVDPKIGLYASFSIAVLIAFVGGRPGMISAATAATAVLMVTLVRDHGLQYLLAATVLAGLIQIVAGILKLGYVMRFVSKSVMTGFVNALAILIFMAQLPELIDVPMLTYIMVAAGLGIIYLFPYVTKAVPSPLVCIVVLTALSLWFGFDIRTVGDMGELPSTLPIFLIPQIPFNLETLMIILPYSIAVAAVGLLESLMTAQIVDDLTDTPSDKNRECIGQGIANTATGFIGGMAGCAMIGQSIINVKSGGRGRLSTFCAGVFLLFLLLVLGDLVSQIPMAALVAIMIMVSIGTFSWSSIKNLRDHPRSSSIVMIATVIGVVYTHNLAIGVLIGVLLSAVFFAWKISQIFRVTSAVSADGMHRTYTVEGQVFFASVEDFNKAFDFKEALDKVTIDVSHAHIWDISSVAALDMIVLKFRREGADVEIIGLNQASETIVDKLAIHDKPGAMERLMGH, translated from the coding sequence ATGGAGAACACACACTTGAATCGCGATTATATAGGAACCCTCAAAGCCGAATGGTTCGGCAACATCCGGGCAGATGTTCTGGCCGGGCTCGTGGTGGCACTCGCCCTCATCCCCGAAGCCATCGCCTTTTCGATCATCGCTGGCGTTGATCCGAAGATTGGCCTCTATGCCTCCTTCTCGATCGCTGTCCTTATCGCCTTTGTCGGCGGTCGTCCTGGCATGATCTCGGCCGCCACTGCCGCCACCGCAGTCCTCATGGTCACGCTGGTGCGCGACCATGGCCTCCAGTATCTCTTGGCGGCGACCGTCCTGGCGGGGCTGATCCAGATCGTCGCGGGTATTTTGAAACTCGGTTACGTCATGCGCTTCGTCTCGAAGTCCGTCATGACCGGCTTCGTTAACGCGCTCGCCATTTTGATCTTCATGGCGCAACTGCCGGAACTGATCGACGTGCCGATGCTCACCTATATCATGGTCGCCGCCGGTCTCGGGATCATCTATCTCTTCCCCTATGTCACCAAGGCTGTGCCGTCGCCGCTCGTCTGCATCGTGGTTCTCACGGCGCTCTCGCTCTGGTTCGGTTTCGACATCCGCACCGTTGGCGATATGGGCGAGCTGCCGTCGACCCTGCCGATCTTCCTGATCCCGCAGATCCCCTTCAATCTCGAAACGCTGATGATCATCCTGCCATATTCCATCGCTGTGGCAGCCGTGGGGCTTCTGGAATCGCTGATGACGGCTCAGATCGTCGATGATCTGACCGACACGCCGAGCGACAAGAACCGCGAATGCATCGGCCAGGGCATCGCCAACACGGCGACCGGCTTCATCGGCGGCATGGCCGGTTGCGCGATGATCGGCCAGTCGATCATCAACGTGAAGTCCGGCGGTCGCGGACGTCTATCGACCTTCTGCGCCGGCGTCTTCCTGCTTTTCCTGCTTCTTGTGTTGGGCGATCTCGTCAGTCAGATCCCGATGGCAGCACTCGTCGCCATCATGATCATGGTCTCGATCGGCACCTTCTCCTGGTCCTCGATCAAGAATCTGAGGGATCACCCGCGGTCGTCGTCGATCGTGATGATCGCGACCGTCATCGGTGTCGTCTACACCCACAACCTCGCCATCGGCGTGTTGATCGGTGTGCTGCTTTCGGCCGTCTTCTTCGCCTGGAAGATCTCGCAGATTTTCCGCGTTACTTCGGCTGTGTCGGCTGACGGCATGCATCGCACCTATACGGTCGAAGGGCAGGTGTTCTTTGCCTCCGTCGAGGACTTCAATAAGGCCTTCGACTTCAAGGAAGCCCTCGACAAGGTCACCATCGACGTCAGCCATGCCCATATCTGGGATATCTCCAGCGTCGCGGCCCTCGACATGATCGTGCTCAAGTTCCGTCGTGAAGGCGCGGATGTCGAAATCATTGGCCTCAATCAGGCAAGCGAGACCATCGTCGACAAGCTCGCCATCCATGACAAGCCCGGCGCCATGGAACGTCTGATGGGCCATTGA
- a CDS encoding cold-shock protein, whose amino-acid sequence MTTGTVKWFNSTKGFGFIQPDNGGPDAFVHISAVERSGMREIVEGQKLSYDMERDNKSGKMSACNLQAA is encoded by the coding sequence ATGACCACTGGCACAGTAAAATGGTTCAATTCCACCAAGGGCTTCGGCTTCATTCAGCCTGACAACGGCGGCCCAGACGCATTCGTTCACATCTCGGCTGTTGAACGGTCCGGCATGCGCGAAATCGTCGAAGGCCAGAAGCTGTCTTACGACATGGAGCGCGACAATAAGTCGGGCAAGATGTCGGCCTGCAACCTTCAGGCCGCCTGA
- a CDS encoding BLUF domain-containing protein, whose product MDVFRAIYTSQPFGYDSSILDGILMEARRANVRDGITGALICRADIYLQWLEGPELEVRKTLERIERDDRHLDVKVHVAEHVTERTFAEWAMLHDPAATWIWSQSEIAGGALQRTTPEEITGFFLKLRSSGAADDK is encoded by the coding sequence ATGGATGTGTTTCGGGCCATCTACACGTCACAACCCTTTGGCTATGACAGCTCAATTTTAGACGGGATCCTGATGGAGGCCCGGCGCGCGAATGTCCGTGACGGCATTACAGGTGCCCTTATCTGCCGCGCAGACATCTACCTGCAGTGGCTTGAAGGCCCCGAGCTGGAGGTGCGCAAGACCCTTGAGCGCATTGAGCGCGACGACCGCCACCTCGACGTCAAGGTGCATGTTGCTGAACATGTAACAGAGCGAACGTTCGCAGAATGGGCCATGTTGCACGATCCGGCGGCGACATGGATCTGGTCGCAAAGCGAGATTGCAGGCGGTGCCCTCCAGCGAACCACTCCGGAAGAGATAACGGGCTTTTTCCTAAAACTTCGCAGCAGCGGAGCTGCTGACGACAAGTGA
- a CDS encoding response regulator has protein sequence MAQKGTTVIVVEDETIVRMDIAMSLEDEGFIVLEASNADEAIGLLNAHAEIRLMFTDIDMPGSMDGLKLAEAVRDRWPPVKIIIASGHRQLRDDLLPIEGKFFSKPYDHARIISAIREMLAPL, from the coding sequence ATGGCGCAGAAGGGGACCACAGTTATTGTCGTTGAGGACGAAACGATCGTCCGCATGGACATCGCAATGTCGCTTGAGGATGAGGGGTTCATTGTGCTCGAAGCGTCCAATGCCGACGAAGCGATAGGACTTCTCAATGCGCATGCAGAAATCAGGCTCATGTTCACGGACATCGACATGCCCGGTAGTATGGACGGCCTGAAGCTTGCAGAGGCCGTGCGTGACAGATGGCCTCCGGTCAAGATCATCATTGCTTCAGGACACCGGCAGTTGCGAGATGATCTTCTTCCGATAGAGGGCAAGTTCTTCAGTAAGCCGTATGACCATGCCCGCATCATATCGGCCATTCGAGAAATGCTCGCACCATTATAG
- a CDS encoding AGE family epimerase/isomerase: protein MSLSLLKSQFLQEILPTWAAVGYDERCGQFVEHLELDGSAQTSGEVRTRTVARQIYVHAHAAHLGVAPPASLQMAEAAFANLHRVAWIGGPRGGYARAFNRHTDSITDPIRDLYDSSCILLALSWLLTATGKDMYRHHIDQALTAIDQTLKDPFGGWAEDSDGSLPRRQNPHMHYLEAALALCENNRTSAHMSAEGRAFALLGSHFLVGPKGPLHEFFGPQWELAARYGSDRLEPGHMCEWVWLTTRHDMLADSDHGKICLDLLSTALAIGRIEGSPFLVDVVSAIRPITPSRRLWPQVEMLKAFLSLYERFGFQGYLVEADDVAAAILAAYMTGAPPGCWHDRLDTNDMPIAQTIPASSLYHLWTAVADLVEDGRYARSRSRGGTA, encoded by the coding sequence GTGAGCCTGTCGCTTCTCAAATCACAGTTCCTTCAGGAGATTTTGCCGACCTGGGCCGCAGTGGGCTACGACGAGCGCTGCGGTCAGTTTGTTGAACATCTGGAACTCGACGGATCAGCCCAGACATCCGGAGAGGTGAGGACGCGGACGGTAGCGCGGCAGATCTATGTGCATGCGCATGCGGCGCATCTCGGCGTCGCCCCGCCCGCATCACTTCAAATGGCTGAGGCGGCCTTTGCCAATCTCCACCGCGTCGCCTGGATTGGCGGTCCGCGTGGCGGTTACGCTCGCGCCTTCAACCGCCATACCGACAGCATCACCGACCCCATCCGCGACCTCTATGACAGTTCCTGTATCCTGCTTGCCCTCTCCTGGCTGCTGACCGCGACTGGCAAGGACATGTACCGTCATCATATCGATCAGGCTCTCACCGCGATCGACCAGACATTGAAGGATCCTTTTGGCGGGTGGGCCGAAGACAGCGACGGAAGCCTGCCGCGCAGACAGAACCCGCATATGCATTACCTCGAAGCGGCCTTGGCCCTATGCGAAAACAACCGAACATCCGCTCACATGAGCGCCGAAGGTCGCGCCTTTGCACTTCTGGGCTCACATTTCCTCGTCGGACCGAAAGGGCCGCTTCACGAGTTCTTCGGGCCGCAATGGGAACTCGCCGCCCGCTATGGATCAGATCGGCTGGAACCTGGTCACATGTGCGAATGGGTGTGGCTGACGACACGACATGACATGCTGGCCGACAGCGACCACGGCAAGATCTGCCTCGATCTCCTCTCGACCGCTCTGGCGATCGGGCGCATCGAGGGTTCACCCTTCCTCGTCGATGTCGTCTCGGCGATCAGGCCCATTACTCCTTCGCGGAGACTCTGGCCTCAGGTGGAGATGCTGAAGGCGTTCTTGTCACTCTATGAGCGTTTCGGTTTCCAAGGATATCTCGTCGAGGCAGACGACGTGGCTGCTGCTATCCTGGCAGCCTACATGACCGGAGCACCTCCCGGTTGCTGGCATGACCGGCTTGATACGAATGATATGCCGATTGCCCAGACAATCCCCGCAAGCTCGCTCTATCATCTCTGGACTGCCGTGGCGGATCTGGTCGAAGATGGCAGGTACGCCCGCTCCCGGTCCCGCGGTGGAACAGCCTGA
- a CDS encoding glycoside hydrolase family 130 protein, which yields MSRVTPYPERAGSLLPQDNLLNRQALYLRPDPTRVIVRPFKPSTEPRHFNPRDKSRANEIVDRVLSLDPIATANQLRDILANFDTRHRNLLRQFELRADAMEDAFHHHQQFSQQQRQLVGAYFMNEYSFESAALFNPSIVAHPDQSGVAKGSRRVILSLRAVGEGHISSLTFRSGVLDPDGDLAIDPPTRLAGLPVIHAHDGLAPAGCIGLSFNRDSDLSERVVFPVTEAQSNGIEDARFVAFEDEGETIYFATYTAYSGSSIRSELLETKDFASFTLTPLRGPAARNKGMALFPRRINGRYAMIARQDSENLFILYSDDLLHWEEGQMLMKPEFAWQFVQIGNCGSPVEIDEGWLLFTHGVGPMRRYAIGVTLLDKQDPSIILSRTVEPLLQPEPTEREGYVPNVVYSCGAMRHGDLIALPYAVSDTYSNFMTIKIRELLETMRPVGATS from the coding sequence ATGAGCCGGGTTACCCCATATCCAGAGAGAGCAGGTTCCCTTTTGCCCCAAGACAACCTTCTGAACCGGCAGGCTCTTTATCTCAGGCCCGACCCGACACGCGTGATAGTACGCCCATTCAAGCCATCGACCGAGCCGCGCCACTTCAATCCCCGTGACAAGAGCAGGGCGAACGAGATCGTCGATCGTGTTCTGTCGCTGGACCCGATCGCCACGGCCAACCAGTTGCGCGATATCCTCGCCAATTTCGACACACGACATCGCAACCTGTTGCGGCAGTTCGAGCTTCGGGCGGATGCGATGGAAGATGCATTCCACCATCATCAGCAGTTCAGTCAGCAACAAAGGCAGTTGGTCGGGGCCTATTTCATGAACGAGTATTCGTTCGAATCCGCCGCCCTCTTCAATCCCAGTATCGTTGCGCATCCAGATCAGTCTGGTGTCGCCAAGGGTAGCAGGCGGGTGATCCTCAGCCTGAGGGCTGTCGGAGAGGGCCACATCTCTTCGCTAACCTTCCGCTCGGGTGTGCTTGATCCGGATGGTGATTTGGCCATCGATCCTCCGACACGTTTGGCGGGGCTGCCGGTTATTCATGCACATGACGGGCTCGCGCCTGCCGGCTGTATCGGGCTCAGCTTCAACCGTGACAGCGACCTCAGTGAGCGCGTTGTCTTTCCGGTCACCGAAGCCCAGTCCAACGGCATTGAGGATGCCCGTTTCGTGGCCTTCGAGGACGAGGGCGAGACGATCTATTTTGCCACCTATACGGCCTATAGCGGCTCTTCAATTCGGTCGGAACTCCTTGAGACGAAAGACTTCGCGAGCTTTACCCTGACCCCTTTGCGCGGCCCTGCTGCCCGCAACAAAGGCATGGCGCTCTTTCCTCGGCGGATCAACGGCCGCTACGCGATGATCGCCCGGCAAGACAGCGAAAACCTCTTTATCCTCTATTCTGACGATCTGCTTCACTGGGAGGAGGGGCAGATGCTGATGAAGCCGGAATTTGCCTGGCAGTTCGTACAAATCGGAAATTGCGGCTCGCCAGTCGAAATCGATGAGGGCTGGCTCCTGTTCACCCACGGGGTGGGGCCGATGCGACGCTACGCGATCGGGGTGACCCTGCTCGACAAGCAGGACCCAAGCATCATTCTTTCGCGGACAGTCGAACCCCTGCTGCAGCCGGAACCGACCGAGCGGGAAGGCTATGTGCCCAATGTAGTCTATTCCTGCGGTGCAATGCGACACGGCGATCTGATCGCCCTGCCTTATGCCGTGTCGGACACCTACTCCAACTTCATGACGATCAAGATCCGTGAGCTTCTGGAAACGATGCGTCCCGTCGGGGCGACGTCATGA